One Pseudomonas tolaasii NCPPB 2192 genomic window carries:
- a CDS encoding aldo/keto reductase, which yields MRNKVFGRRSGLQVSELALGTGNFGTGWGHGAEREEAKRIFDGYLEAGGNFLDTANGYQFGQAEVLLGEFIASERDNLVVATKYTLRTQPSDAGTLRLGNNRKNMVRAVEESLKRLNTDHIDLLWAHMSDNVTPMEEILRGFDDLVRAGKIHYAGLSNFPAWRIARADLLAEVRHFAPIIGIQVEYSLAERSADREMLPMAEALGLAATLWSPLGGGFLTGKYRESQTDNRATKLGMLIHAEKSARETAVLDTLLAVAAELGATPTHVAIAWLREKARRSTTTLIPILGSRTREQLDGTLGALNVQLSAEQVTRLDTASALPLGVPHGIISERFPLDPGDDTPRPPVI from the coding sequence ATGCGCAATAAAGTCTTTGGCCGCCGCAGCGGCTTACAGGTATCGGAATTGGCCCTGGGCACCGGCAATTTCGGCACAGGGTGGGGGCATGGCGCCGAGCGCGAAGAGGCCAAGCGGATTTTCGATGGCTACCTGGAGGCCGGCGGCAACTTCCTCGATACCGCCAATGGCTACCAGTTCGGCCAGGCCGAGGTGTTGCTGGGAGAGTTCATCGCGTCGGAGCGTGACAACCTGGTGGTCGCCACCAAATACACCCTGCGCACCCAGCCTTCGGACGCAGGCACCCTCAGGCTCGGCAACAACCGCAAGAACATGGTGCGCGCCGTTGAGGAAAGCCTGAAGCGCTTGAACACCGACCACATCGACCTGCTCTGGGCACATATGAGCGACAACGTAACACCGATGGAGGAGATCCTGCGGGGCTTCGATGACCTGGTGCGCGCCGGCAAGATCCATTACGCCGGCCTGTCCAACTTCCCGGCCTGGCGCATTGCCCGTGCCGACTTGCTGGCCGAAGTGCGCCACTTCGCGCCCATCATCGGCATTCAGGTGGAATACAGCCTCGCCGAGCGCAGCGCCGACCGTGAAATGCTGCCGATGGCCGAGGCGCTGGGCCTGGCCGCCACGTTATGGTCGCCACTGGGCGGTGGGTTTCTCACCGGCAAGTACCGGGAAAGCCAGACGGACAACCGCGCCACCAAACTCGGCATGCTGATCCATGCCGAAAAAAGCGCCCGTGAAACCGCCGTGCTCGACACCCTGCTGGCGGTGGCTGCCGAACTGGGCGCCACGCCCACCCACGTCGCCATCGCCTGGCTGCGCGAAAAGGCTCGGCGCTCGACCACCACGCTGATCCCGATCCTCGGCTCGCGCACCCGCGAACAACTGGATGGCACCCTTGGCGCCCTGAATGTGCAGCTTTCAGCCGAGCAGGTCACTCGCCTCGACACCGCAAGCGCCCTGCCGCTGGGCGTGCCCCACGGAATCATCTCGGAGCGTTTCCCGCTTGACCCTGGCGACGACACGCCTCGCCCACCGGTTATTTGA